In Saccharothrix violaceirubra, the following are encoded in one genomic region:
- a CDS encoding sensor histidine kinase, whose translation MDGWFLRWGPYGLLALGTVASAATAPALMSTTDVLWAAALVVGALVWQRARGSLYFVVRGALAFALCWLNPFFSVFALMGYFDAGLHLSRSARRWGLLSVALTLALSQSAVPDGPPPDDVGELVVFAVLFALHATLALVLDRVNDREADKRRRQAVVIEELETVNARLAAALAENAVLQARAREAGITAERRRLAADLHDTLVQGLVGVVTQLQAALDTDGDGARARVERAVALARYSLGEARRSVHALVPGPLENRTLPEALREAVDRWSATATARVDLTVVGGVEPLHDEIESTLLRIAEEALNNVSRHAEADRVGVTLSYIDDEVTLDVRDDGKGFDPEHAPRPSDRGGFGLDGMRLRAGRVGGVVAVESEPGGGTAVSARVPAVPEAPR comes from the coding sequence GTGGACGGGTGGTTCCTGCGGTGGGGGCCGTACGGCCTGCTGGCCTTGGGCACGGTCGCGTCGGCGGCGACCGCACCGGCGTTGATGTCGACGACGGACGTCCTGTGGGCGGCGGCTTTGGTCGTGGGTGCGCTGGTCTGGCAACGGGCGCGCGGGTCGCTGTACTTCGTGGTGCGCGGCGCGCTGGCATTCGCGCTGTGCTGGCTGAACCCGTTCTTCTCGGTGTTCGCGTTGATGGGCTACTTCGACGCGGGCCTGCACCTGTCCCGGTCGGCGCGGCGGTGGGGGCTGCTCTCCGTCGCGTTGACGCTCGCGCTCTCGCAGTCCGCCGTGCCGGACGGCCCGCCGCCGGACGACGTCGGGGAACTGGTCGTGTTCGCGGTGCTGTTCGCCTTGCACGCCACGCTCGCGCTCGTGCTCGACCGCGTGAACGATCGGGAAGCGGACAAGCGGCGCAGGCAGGCGGTGGTCATCGAGGAGTTGGAGACGGTCAACGCGCGGCTCGCCGCCGCGCTCGCGGAGAACGCCGTGCTCCAGGCCCGGGCGAGGGAAGCCGGGATCACGGCCGAACGCCGCCGGTTGGCCGCCGACCTGCACGACACGCTGGTGCAGGGCCTGGTCGGCGTGGTCACCCAGTTGCAGGCCGCGCTGGACACCGACGGCGACGGTGCGCGTGCGCGCGTGGAGCGGGCGGTCGCCCTGGCCCGGTACAGCCTGGGCGAGGCACGCCGCTCGGTGCACGCCCTGGTCCCCGGCCCGCTGGAGAACCGGACCCTGCCCGAGGCGTTGCGGGAGGCGGTCGACCGGTGGTCGGCCACGGCGACCGCGCGGGTGGACCTCACGGTGGTCGGCGGCGTCGAGCCGTTGCACGACGAGATCGAGTCGACCCTGCTGCGGATCGCGGAGGAGGCGCTGAACAACGTGTCCAGGCACGCCGAGGCGGACCGGGTCGGTGTCACGCTGTCCTACATCGACGACGAGGTGACGTTGGACGTGCGCGACGACGGCAAGGGCTTCGACCCGGAGCACGCGCCGCGCCCGTCGGACCGGGGCGGGTTCGGGCTCGACGGCATGCGCCTGCGCGCCGGTCGGGTCGGGGGAGTCGTGGCCGTGGAGTCCGAACCGGGCGGGGGCACGGCGGTGTCGGCGCGGGTCCCGGCGGTGCCGGAGGCGCCCCGGTGA
- a CDS encoding ABC transporter permease — MLRVETRLFLREPGALFWVLAFPSLLLLGFGLVPTYRGIIGVFVPSTVLVALVTASLLALPSTLTSYRERGILRRLRTTPARPAHLLAVQLLIHGTAAVVGALLAVLIGRLVWGVALPDHPVAYGVALTLATLAALATGAVVTAVARTVKAAQAIGLAVFFPAMFAAGIYVPVQALPAAVRRAVELVPFGAAARALDAAAAGDLPSWTHLAVLALWTVVLVGVAARWFRWE, encoded by the coding sequence GTGCTCAGAGTCGAGACCAGGCTGTTCCTGCGCGAACCCGGCGCGCTGTTCTGGGTACTGGCCTTCCCCTCGTTGCTGCTGCTGGGTTTCGGTCTCGTGCCGACCTACCGGGGGATCATCGGCGTGTTCGTGCCGAGCACCGTGCTCGTCGCGCTCGTCACGGCGAGCCTGCTGGCGTTGCCGAGCACCCTGACCTCCTACCGGGAGCGCGGCATCCTGCGCCGGTTGCGCACCACCCCGGCCCGGCCGGCCCACCTCCTCGCGGTGCAACTGCTCATCCACGGGACCGCGGCGGTCGTCGGCGCACTCCTGGCCGTGCTGATCGGACGCCTGGTGTGGGGCGTCGCACTGCCCGACCACCCGGTGGCGTACGGGGTGGCGTTGACGCTCGCGACCCTCGCGGCGTTGGCGACGGGCGCGGTGGTCACGGCCGTGGCCCGCACGGTCAAGGCCGCGCAGGCGATCGGGCTGGCGGTGTTCTTCCCCGCGATGTTCGCGGCCGGGATCTACGTGCCGGTCCAGGCGCTGCCGGCGGCCGTGCGCCGGGCCGTCGAGCTGGTTCCGTTCGGTGCCGCCGCGCGGGCGTTGGACGCGGCGGCGGCCGGTGACCTGCCGTCGTGGACCCACCTGGCCGTGCTCGCCCTGTGGACGGTCGTCCTGGTCGGTGTCGCCGCCCGCTGGTTCCGCTGGGAGTAG
- a CDS encoding glycoside hydrolase family 19 protein, translating into MAAIATVVVGAGTAIAIAGTSASAADCAAAWSASSVYTGGQTASYNGRNWTAKWWTQNEKPGGTQVWTDQGTCGSGPGTGTTTTTRTTTVPTSPTQPAKCTETWVRGKAYVTGDVVRYTDNKYYVAEHDNPGYDPVVSTWYWDPYTGCGDTPTTVTSTSTTQNPNPGQFVVSEAQFNQMFPSRSSFYTYAGLVAALSSYPGFANTGGDVVRKQEAAAFLANVNHETGGLYYVVEQNQANYPHYCDTSKSYGCPAGNAAYYGRGPIQLSWNFNYKAAGDALGLPLLTNPYLVERDPAVAWQTGLWYWNTQNGPGTMTAHNAMVTGAGFGETIRSINGTLECNGGNPAQVQSRINAYQKFVGILGVPAGNNLSC; encoded by the coding sequence GTGGCTGCCATCGCCACGGTCGTCGTCGGCGCGGGCACGGCGATCGCGATCGCCGGGACGTCCGCCTCCGCGGCCGACTGCGCCGCGGCCTGGAGTGCGTCGTCGGTGTACACGGGCGGCCAGACGGCCTCCTACAACGGTCGCAACTGGACCGCCAAGTGGTGGACCCAGAACGAGAAGCCGGGCGGCACCCAGGTCTGGACGGACCAGGGCACCTGCGGCTCCGGTCCGGGCACCGGCACCACGACGACCACCAGGACCACGACCGTGCCGACCAGTCCGACCCAGCCCGCCAAGTGCACCGAGACCTGGGTGCGCGGCAAGGCGTACGTGACCGGCGACGTCGTCCGCTACACGGACAACAAGTACTACGTCGCCGAGCACGACAACCCGGGCTACGACCCGGTCGTGAGCACCTGGTACTGGGACCCGTACACCGGGTGCGGCGACACGCCCACCACGGTCACGAGCACCAGCACCACGCAGAACCCGAACCCCGGCCAGTTCGTGGTGAGCGAGGCCCAGTTCAACCAGATGTTCCCGAGCCGGAGCAGCTTCTACACCTACGCCGGTCTGGTCGCGGCCCTGTCCTCGTACCCCGGTTTCGCGAACACCGGCGGTGACGTCGTCCGCAAGCAGGAGGCGGCGGCGTTCCTGGCGAACGTGAACCACGAGACCGGCGGCCTGTACTACGTGGTGGAGCAGAACCAGGCCAACTACCCGCACTACTGCGACACGAGCAAGTCGTACGGGTGCCCGGCCGGCAACGCGGCGTACTACGGCCGCGGCCCGATCCAGCTCAGCTGGAACTTCAACTACAAGGCCGCGGGCGACGCGCTGGGCCTGCCCCTGCTGACCAACCCGTACCTGGTCGAGCGCGACCCGGCGGTGGCCTGGCAGACCGGCCTTTGGTACTGGAACACCCAGAACGGTCCCGGCACCATGACCGCGCACAACGCGATGGTGACCGGCGCCGGCTTCGGCGAGACCATCCGCAGCATCAACGGCACCCTCGAGTGCAACGGCGGCAACCCCGCCCAGGTGCAGAGCCGGATCAACGCGTACCAGAAGTTCGTGGGCATCCTCGGGGTGCCGGCGGGCAACAACCTCTCCTGCTGA
- a CDS encoding DUF4230 domain-containing protein produces MTWRIGALIAVVVLVVGAVAAVIVPRFGTDTIDRSQPALLQSVRDLSQYHAAAGEFQVVLDIENDVRYVPAALAGKRTLFVAAGSVNAYVDFAGIEEKALRIDQEHKTVEVDLPAPALDKPNLHQEKCYVFAQERGLWDRLTDMVETTDQQPFYVAAEEKIAAAAKESGILAKASDNTRKMLSGLLGALGYQVTFAKAD; encoded by the coding sequence ATGACCTGGCGCATCGGTGCTCTGATCGCGGTGGTGGTGCTCGTCGTGGGAGCCGTCGCGGCGGTGATCGTGCCCCGCTTCGGCACCGACACGATCGACCGCTCGCAACCGGCCCTGCTCCAGTCCGTGCGCGACCTGAGCCAGTACCACGCGGCGGCGGGCGAGTTCCAGGTCGTCCTCGACATCGAGAACGACGTCCGCTACGTACCCGCCGCGTTGGCCGGCAAGCGGACGCTGTTCGTGGCGGCCGGTTCGGTGAACGCCTACGTCGACTTCGCCGGAATCGAGGAGAAGGCACTGAGGATCGACCAGGAGCACAAGACCGTCGAGGTCGACCTCCCCGCACCGGCGTTGGACAAGCCCAACCTGCACCAGGAGAAGTGCTACGTGTTCGCCCAGGAACGCGGCCTGTGGGACCGCCTGACCGACATGGTCGAGACGACCGACCAACAGCCGTTCTACGTGGCCGCCGAGGAGAAGATCGCGGCGGCGGCCAAGGAATCCGGCATTCTCGCGAAGGCGTCGGACAACACCCGCAAGATGCTGTCCGGACTACTCGGCGCGTTGGGGTACCAGGTGACGTTCGCGAAGGCGGACTGA
- a CDS encoding lytic polysaccharide monooxygenase, with amino-acid sequence MSVKRKVAAMLAGVGVAPLIIVAGAGSASAHGYVSSPPSRQALCASGKVTGCGQIQYEPQSVEGPKGLTSCNAGIGQFAILNDDSKNWPATSVGSSAQFTWTLTARHATSTWQYFIGGSKIAEINDGGKQPGATVTHSVNLGGRSGRQKVLAVWNISDTANAFYACIDLQVGGGNPDPDPTTTTRPTTTTPPTTTTKPTTTTTPPAGGTWAAGVSYATGAQVTYGGASYKAIQGHTSLTGWEPPNTPSLWQRL; translated from the coding sequence ATGAGCGTGAAACGCAAAGTCGCCGCGATGCTCGCGGGCGTCGGCGTCGCCCCCCTGATCATCGTCGCCGGCGCCGGCTCGGCCAGCGCCCACGGCTACGTCTCGTCGCCGCCCAGCCGCCAGGCGCTGTGCGCCTCCGGCAAGGTCACCGGCTGCGGCCAGATCCAGTACGAGCCGCAGAGCGTCGAAGGCCCCAAGGGCCTGACGAGCTGCAACGCCGGCATCGGCCAGTTCGCCATCCTCAACGACGACAGCAAGAACTGGCCCGCCACATCGGTCGGCAGCTCCGCCCAGTTCACCTGGACGCTGACCGCCCGGCACGCCACCAGCACCTGGCAGTACTTCATCGGTGGCTCGAAGATCGCCGAGATCAACGACGGTGGCAAGCAGCCCGGCGCGACCGTCACGCACTCGGTGAACCTCGGCGGCCGTTCCGGTCGCCAGAAGGTGCTGGCCGTGTGGAACATCTCGGACACCGCGAACGCGTTCTACGCCTGCATCGACCTGCAGGTCGGCGGGGGCAACCCCGACCCCGACCCGACGACGACCACGCGGCCCACGACCACCACGCCGCCGACCACGACGACCAAGCCCACCACGACCACGACGCCGCCGGCCGGTGGCACGTGGGCCGCGGGCGTGTCGTACGCGACCGGCGCGCAGGTCACCTACGGTGGCGCGTCCTACAAGGCGATCCAGGGTCACACCTCGCTGACCGGCTGGGAACCGCCGAACACGCCGTCGCTGTGGCAGCGGCTCTGA
- a CDS encoding pseudouridine synthase, translated as MRRKQRPAALAQRHGLDPARLRLPDEGHWTTLRDHLVDRLPRVEPARIDELLAQGAIHDLHGPLAPDTPFAPGTSVWFHRDLPNEVPVPFDISVVHRDDAILVVDKPHFLATIPRGSHIVETALVRLRRDLDLPTLSPAHRLDRGTAGLVLFVVDPTLRGRYQNLFRDRGVHKEYEAIARYDPGLDLPRTVTSRIVKIKGVITAQEVPGEPNAETRIELVEHDGQWGRYRLLPTTGRTHQLRLHLSSLGIPIRDDDFYPVLTEKPLDDFTNPLRLLAKVLAFTDPVTGEHRRFTSGLRLDL; from the coding sequence ATGAGGCGCAAGCAGAGGCCCGCGGCACTCGCCCAGCGGCACGGACTCGACCCCGCACGACTACGACTGCCCGACGAAGGCCACTGGACCACGCTGCGCGACCACCTGGTCGACCGGTTGCCCCGGGTGGAGCCGGCCAGGATCGACGAACTCCTCGCCCAGGGCGCGATCCACGACCTGCACGGCCCGCTCGCACCCGACACCCCGTTCGCACCCGGCACCTCGGTCTGGTTCCACCGGGACCTGCCGAACGAGGTGCCCGTGCCGTTCGACATCTCCGTCGTGCACCGCGACGACGCCATCCTCGTCGTCGACAAACCGCACTTCCTGGCCACGATCCCCCGCGGCAGCCACATCGTGGAGACCGCACTGGTCCGGCTACGCCGCGATCTCGACCTGCCCACGCTCAGCCCCGCACACCGACTGGACCGCGGCACAGCCGGCCTCGTGCTGTTCGTCGTCGATCCCACGCTGAGGGGCCGCTACCAGAACCTGTTCCGCGACCGCGGCGTGCACAAGGAGTACGAGGCGATCGCCCGCTACGACCCCGGCCTCGACCTGCCGCGCACGGTCACCAGCCGCATCGTCAAGATCAAAGGTGTGATCACCGCCCAGGAGGTGCCCGGCGAGCCCAACGCCGAGACGCGGATCGAACTCGTGGAGCACGACGGGCAGTGGGGCCGTTACCGACTGCTGCCCACCACCGGGCGGACGCACCAGCTCCGACTGCACCTGAGTTCGCTGGGCATCCCCATCCGCGACGACGACTTCTACCCCGTCCTCACCGAGAAGCCGTTGGACGACTTCACGAACCCGTTGCGCCTGCTGGCGAAGGTGCTCGCCTTCACCGACCCGGTCACCGGCGAGCACCGGCGCTTCACCAGCGGGCTGCGACTCGACCTCTAG
- a CDS encoding ABC transporter ATP-binding protein, with product MSIVEVQGLRKAYGSVKAVDGVDFTVAEGEIFGILGPNGAGKTTAVECVEGLRAPDSGTVRVGGYDPVRDRDRVTRILGVQLQHSELQPKLTVREALELYGSFHREPADWRPLVERLGLEDLLDRRFGALSGGRKQRLFIALALIGNPKVVVFDELTAALDPRARRETWRLVRDLNDSGVTIVLVTHFMDEARHLCDRVAVFDRGRIAALDTPENLIKGSPVVISFRPVTPLPDLAGLPGVVSVTGEGAKVVIEGTDDTVGALLVRHRHEVRELRITDATLDDAYLRITREEP from the coding sequence GTGTCCATCGTCGAAGTTCAAGGGCTGCGCAAGGCCTACGGGTCGGTAAAGGCGGTCGACGGGGTCGACTTCACCGTGGCCGAGGGGGAGATCTTCGGCATCCTCGGTCCCAACGGCGCCGGGAAGACCACGGCCGTGGAATGCGTGGAAGGCTTGCGGGCACCGGACTCCGGCACGGTCCGGGTCGGCGGGTACGACCCGGTCCGCGACCGTGACCGGGTCACCCGCATCCTCGGCGTCCAGCTCCAGCACAGCGAGTTGCAGCCCAAGCTGACCGTGCGTGAAGCCCTGGAGCTGTACGGCTCCTTCCACCGCGAACCGGCCGACTGGCGTCCGCTCGTCGAACGGCTGGGTCTCGAAGACCTGCTGGACCGTCGTTTCGGGGCGTTGTCGGGTGGCCGCAAGCAGCGCCTGTTCATCGCGCTGGCCCTGATCGGGAATCCGAAGGTCGTGGTGTTCGACGAGCTCACGGCCGCGCTCGACCCGCGTGCCCGCCGGGAGACCTGGCGGTTGGTCCGCGACCTCAACGACTCCGGCGTGACGATCGTGCTGGTCACGCACTTCATGGACGAGGCACGTCACCTGTGCGACCGGGTCGCGGTGTTCGACCGGGGCCGGATCGCCGCCCTGGACACGCCGGAAAACCTGATCAAGGGCAGCCCGGTCGTGATCTCCTTCCGCCCGGTGACCCCGTTGCCCGACCTGGCGGGGTTGCCGGGCGTGGTGTCCGTGACCGGGGAAGGGGCGAAGGTGGTCATCGAAGGCACCGACGACACAGTCGGGGCGCTGCTCGTGCGCCACCGTCACGAGGTGCGGGAGTTGCGCATCACCGACGCCACGCTGGACGACGCGTACCTGCGCATCACGCGAGAGGAACCCTGA
- a CDS encoding DUF305 domain-containing protein, whose amino-acid sequence MKRLVALVAGLSLLLVAGCSSPSDGLVTPTGPAPSTIAETAEHNDTDVMFLQMAIAHHKQGLEIVKLAKDHAVRSDVKTLAAAIEVTQLSEIDSMTKWLGDWGKPESSGTDMQLHADHGGDHSTRPEDIAEIAALPSGEFEKGFLNLLIAHQHNAVAIAKFEREGGSNPQSKGLADRIFESRSAQIAQMLGYLN is encoded by the coding sequence TTGAAGCGCCTCGTCGCCCTAGTCGCCGGCCTGTCCCTGCTGCTGGTGGCCGGGTGTAGTTCGCCTTCCGACGGTCTCGTCACGCCGACCGGCCCCGCGCCGTCGACGATCGCGGAGACCGCGGAGCACAACGACACCGACGTGATGTTCCTGCAGATGGCCATCGCCCATCACAAGCAGGGCCTGGAGATCGTGAAGCTCGCCAAGGACCACGCGGTCCGGTCGGACGTGAAGACGCTCGCCGCGGCCATCGAGGTCACGCAGCTCTCCGAGATCGACTCGATGACCAAGTGGCTCGGCGACTGGGGCAAGCCCGAGTCGTCCGGTACGGACATGCAGTTGCACGCCGACCACGGCGGCGACCACTCGACGCGTCCCGAGGACATCGCCGAGATCGCCGCGCTGCCGTCCGGCGAGTTCGAGAAGGGTTTCCTCAACCTCCTCATCGCCCATCAGCACAACGCCGTCGCGATCGCCAAGTTCGAGCGCGAGGGCGGCTCCAACCCGCAGTCCAAGGGCCTGGCCGACCGGATCTTCGAGTCGCGTTCGGCGCAGATCGCCCAGATGCTCGGCTACCTGAACTAG
- a CDS encoding response regulator yields the protein MSRPITVLLVDDHPVVRDGLHGMFAASPEFEVLGEASGGEEAVAMAERLDPDVVLMDLRMPRGDGVAAIGELTRRGLRCRVLVLTTYDTDADVIPAIKAGATGYLLKAALRDELFEAVRAAALDRTVFSPSIATRLFTEVRTPAPRERPLSARELDVLTLVAKGTTNREIARTLFISEATVKTHLTHLYAKLDATDRAAAVAAAYDRGILKPP from the coding sequence GTGAGCCGGCCGATCACGGTGCTGCTCGTCGACGACCACCCGGTGGTCCGGGACGGTCTGCACGGCATGTTCGCGGCCTCCCCGGAGTTCGAGGTGCTCGGCGAGGCGTCCGGAGGCGAGGAGGCCGTGGCGATGGCCGAACGCCTCGACCCCGACGTGGTCCTCATGGACCTGCGCATGCCCCGGGGCGACGGGGTGGCCGCGATCGGCGAGCTGACCCGGCGTGGCCTGCGTTGCCGCGTGCTGGTGCTGACCACCTACGACACCGACGCCGACGTCATCCCCGCGATCAAGGCCGGTGCGACCGGCTACCTGCTCAAGGCCGCGTTGCGCGACGAGCTGTTCGAGGCGGTGCGTGCCGCCGCCCTCGACCGCACCGTCTTCTCCCCGTCCATCGCCACGCGCCTGTTCACCGAGGTCCGCACGCCCGCGCCCCGCGAACGCCCGCTGAGCGCCCGCGAACTGGACGTCCTCACGCTCGTGGCGAAGGGCACCACCAACCGGGAGATCGCCCGGACGCTGTTCATCAGCGAGGCCACCGTGAAGACCCACCTGACCCACCTGTACGCGAAGCTCGACGCGACCGACCGGGCCGCCGCGGTGGCCGCGGCCTACGACCGCGGCATCCTCAAGCCCCCGT